DNA from Pelobacter propionicus DSM 2379:
ACGTTCTCTTTCATGCTGGTCGGCACGTTGCGCCCCACGTAGTCGGCCCGGATGGGGAGATCGCGGTGCCCCCGGTCGATCAGCACCGCCAGCTGGATGCAGCGGGGCCGGCCGTGGTCCATCAGGGCGTCCATGGCGGCGCGAATGGTGCGGCCGGTACAGAGCACGTCATCCACCAGCACGACCCGTTTGTTCTCCACGGAGAAGGGGATGTCGGTCCTGCCCACCGGCTGGCGGGACTGGCTGCTGCCCACATCGTCACGGTAGAGGGTGATGTCCACCGTCCCCACCGCCGGCTTTATCCCTTCGATATCCTCAAGGGTAGCGGCAAGTTCCGTTGCCAGGAAGGCCCCGCCGGAACGGATGCCGATCAGGACGACGTCATCCAGCCCCTTGTTGCGCTCCAGAATCTCGTGGGAAATGCGGGTCAAGGCCCGTTTTATGCCGGAGTTGTCCAGAATCACGGTCTTTTCGTCTGCCATGTCGTCACCTCGCGTAGACATAAAAAAAGAGCCTCACCGTGCACGCGCGGCAAGACTCTTCTGTCCTATGAATTATTCGGCTGGTCATCGATTGGTACCCTTGCCAGCCTCTCGGACTGGATTAAAAGGTTCAGAGCAGTGTGCGTTTGAGCTTTGGAAGACTATCACCCCATGCCGGCCAGGTCAAGGAAGTTTTGCCAGCGGCCGGAAAGATGCTGTCGTTCATCGTCGTCCCCTGCCCCGTGATTCGAGGCGGGTGCCAGGCCAGTCGCCACCCCTTATCAAACAGCCTCATAAAGTGTCATGGCAAAGGACTCCGCTTACTGAAAAGTTCACTTACGCCAGCCCCGCGGCAAGCTCCCTCCAGTACACGATGTCCAGACGCCTGCTGGCGCGGGTAACGCAGACATAGAGCAGATTCCGGTCCAGGGCGGACTTCCTGAAATTCCTGGAATTCGGGTCGTACAGGATCACGTTGGCGAATTCCACTCCCTTCACCTGATGGGCGATGGTGACCAGGGCTCCCGGCTCGAAGGTCAACTCACCCTGTTGATGCAGCCCGGGTATACCGGCCAGGGCCTTGTGGAGCATCTTCTCGTCCGACTTTTTCTTGCAGATGACGGCGGTCAGGCTGTTCCTGTCCTCGGACGTCAGCTGTTCAACCAACCGGCGCAACAGCGCCAGTGCACCCTCCTCATCCTCTGCCCTGTGGTACTCCAGGGCGCCGGAATGCCTGCCCACCTGCTCGCTGTCACGGTTGCTGATCCTAGCGGCCAGGGCCATGATCTCCGTGGGGCAGCGGTAGGAAACGGACAGGGTCTCGTTGCTCACCCCGACCTCCTTCAGGTTCGTGCGGAACAGATCGAAGTCGGCCGCATCCACCCAGGACAAAATCTTCTGTCTGCTGTCGGCGCTGAGGGTTATGCTGCTATGCCTGTCCGTTGCCGCGAGGATCGCCTCCAGCTCCAGGAGCGAAAGGTCCTGCCCCTCATCCACAATGATATGGGCGTACCAGTCCAGGGCCTCACGGACCGGACCCTCATTTTCCCGCAGCTGACAGAGCCTGAGCAGCACGCTCAGGTCGGCAAACGACACTGCCTGGCTTCTGACCGAGTAGCGCAGGCGCAGGTCTGCCAGAAATTCTTCTCTCCCCGTTCCATCCACAAACAGGGCATCCAGGACGTACGGCTGGCCGTAAAACCGCCACAGATCCTGAAGCGGCTCCACCTCCTGCACCTCCCTGACATAGCGGGCCAGCAATGCGGACAGGCGTGACGATTTCTTCCGAGCCGTCAGGGCATCGCCCACAACCGGCTTGATGACCTTGCCGGTCAGGGCGGTGATGGCGCTCAGGGCCCAGGCGCTGAACGTGTCCACCCGCGTGGTGCCGAGCAGGTCGGCAGAGGTCTGCCGGACGTAGTTGCGGAGCACCTTGTTGAACATGAGGACGAGGCAGCGCTCAGGGGTGAACCGGTCCGGGTCGTTGAACTGCAGGCACGACAGCCGGTGGAGGCTCACCACCGTCTTGCCGCTGCCGGCACCGCCAGTGATCAGGGTACAGCCGTCAGTGGCTTCCGCCGTAATCATATGGAACTGATCGGGAGAGATGAGCGAAACGATATCCACCATGCGGTGGTCCTGGTTGGCCAGCTTGGTGTCGGTGGTCGAGTGATACTGCTTTGGGTTTTTCACCCATCCGCCGCCGGCTAGCTCAAACACATCATCGCCGCACTCCATGCGCCGCAGCCGGCGTTTCGCGATCTCCACCGTGTCACGCCGGGTTATCACCCCTTCCCGCTCTTTGCCCTGAATGGTTTCGCAGTACTCATCCCCCAGCTCATAGTCATAGAAAAAGCGGGAGATGGGGGCTTTTCGCCAGTCAACGACCAAAGCCCGGTTGTCATGGGAGACAAAGCCCTGCTTGCCGATCCGATATTCTCGGGCTCCGAGCCTCCTGTCGCAGTCGTTGATCCCCACAATGCCGAAGTACGGGCTGTCCGTCATCTGGAAGGAGGCAAGATATTTGGCAGGATCAAACGCGTCGTTCTCGATCAGTTTTTCCGTCAGCGAGTTTTTTTCGCGCCAGCTGACGGAGTCCAGGCGTTCCTTCTTCAGTTCAGCCATGTAAGTTTCATGATTGGCGATCTTGGTCCTGTTCTGTCGGGCCGTCTCCTCGATGGAGCTGAGCAGTTCGGACAGGCGCTGCTGCTCCCGAAGGACTATGTCAAATGGAGGTTGTTCATTCATATGCGGACCGAAACCAATCCTGTCGTGTAGTGAAAGAGGTATCCAATGGCACGTCGATATCAGGAGGGGGAGCCGTAAAAGACCGGCTTTTAAGCAGTATCAGTACACCGAATCGTGGTCGCCAACGTTCACCGGAATAATTTCCTGGTCTTTCATCAGAAACTCCAGCGTGATGCGATAAGACAGGTTGATTGAAACCGAGTGCAAACCGGCAAGTCGTCCTGAAAGCGGATGCTGGCGCAATGAGGGATGGAGAGGGTTAGCCTCCAGAAGTTGCAGGGTTTTCAGATACTGTTTTTCAAGCTCCGGATGGCGTTTCAGAAAACGCAGGGCACGTTTTTCGTACTGCTCGGTAAATACCAAAGACCAACTCATCAAGCGCCCTTGAGGCGGGCCAGGTGATCTTCGGCGCTCTCTTTGACAAAACGCCCTCCGGCAAGATCGGCACGGGTCTGTGCAAGAGCGGCTTCCAGTTCACACTCGCGCAGATAATGATAATGGTCCATACTCATCACCACGAACCGCTCCTTGCCGCGAACTGAAATAACCGCTTCCGGCTGCGTGGCAAGCATGGCTTCAATTGCGGAAACCCCTTTAACTTTCAAATCGTTTGCAGATATATGCGGCATGACGAACCCCCATGACACTCTTCATAACACACTTAACCACACCATTAAGAGTGTTGTCAACGATGTTGTTTGGTTATGCATGGGGAATTGGATCGGTTTCAATAACCGGCCTGAAACCCGGATTATCCTAAAAAACGTTCCGTCCGCCACTGCCAGTTGTCCAGCTTTACTCCCAGAGTGAGTTCCGGCTCAGCGATCAGCAGTCTGTTTTTCGGCGTGATATCCCCCGGGATCTGCTGGGTGAACACACGGTACCCCTGGGAGCGCAATTGGAACACGCGGACTGCATCCATTGCCAGCGGACCAGGCAGCCAGCCCTCCAGGCCACCGAGATCGGCACCCTTGAGATCGTGACAGCAGGGCAACACTGCAACTCTGGCTCGTGCTTCAACCGCCCGGTCGAGTATCAGGTCCGTCAGTCCGCCGCAGGCATGCGCCGAGACTATCAGATCATCGTGATGCAACACTACCTCCCGCAGATCCGTCTCGACAAACCGGATTCTGTCCTTCAAACGCGGCCAGCAATCGTTCATCGCTACTGCCAGGGCGACGGCACTCTTCGGGATCTGCCGATCAACAGCCAGGGCCACAGGAGAACTGTCGTCAAGCAGCAGGAGGATCTGCGCCAGCAGTCCGTGACCACAGGCAAGGTCGACTATCCGCCCCCCTCTGAAGCGCCGTCGCACCCGCCTTGCAACTTCCCATGCTTCGTACAGCTCCTTGCGCGGCAGACAACCGGCACGACAGACCGCCCGGGCGATGGTGTCAAACAGGGTGTCTCCGGTAAATTTATGGAGGAGTTTTTCGGTAAGCCGATTGCGTGACGAGCGATCCATTGGGTTACGACCTGGCCCCCCGGCGACCGGTTTTGGGGGCGGGCCTCTCTTCCACGACTTTTTTTCGTCGGGAAGTCCTGGTCTTTTCCGGAGCCTGCGTCAGCTTTTCCCGTGTCTTCCTAGCCTTGGACTTTTCCTTGGCCTGCTTGCTTTCCTTTACCTCGATACTCCGTTTGGCCGCATACTGCGGGAACTCCGCCAGGGTCTGACGCGGGATGGCATACTTGAGCAGTTTCTCAATCGCCTGCAGCAGCGGCTGCTCTTCCCGGCTGACCAGCGAGAGAGCCACCCCGTCCTCTCCGGCCCGGCCGGTGCGACCGATCCGATGCACATAGTCTTCGGGAACCTGGGGCAGATCGTAATTCACCACATGCGGCAGGCGCTCGATGTCGAGCCCGCGCGCCGCCACATCGGTCGCCACCAGCACGCGAAACTCACCCCGCTTGAACTCCGCCAGGGTACGCGTCCGGAGCGACTGGCTCTTGTTGCTGTGAATGGCGGAAGCCTTGATCCCGTCAAGGAGCAATTCTTCAGTCAGCTTGTCCGCGCCGTAACGGGTGCGGGCGAAGACCAGCACCTGATTCCATCTCCCCGTGCGGATCAGGAACGAGAGCATTTCCCGTTTGCGGCTACGTTCGATCTGATAGACCGCCTGGGTAACCGCGTCGGCGGCGATATTGCGGCGCGCCACTTCGATCCGCCGCGGCTGATTGAGCAGCTCGTCGGCCAGCTGCTTGATGCTCTGGGAATAGGTTGCCGAAAAGAGCAGAGTCTGGCGCTTGACCGGCAGATACTGCGCCACCTTGTGGATAGCGTCGATAAATCCCAGATCAAGCATGCGATCGGCCTCGTCCAGCACCAGAAACTTGATCCGGGAAAGGTTCACGGTGCCCCGTTCCGCGTGATCGAGCAGCCGCCCCGGCGTGGCGACCACGATATCCACGCCGCGGTGCAGCCGTTCGATCTGCGCCTGGATGTTCACCCCGCCGTAGATCATCGTGGAGCGCAGCGACAGGCGGCGGGCGTAATTGTTCATCTGCTCGCTGACCTGGGCCGCCAGCTCGCGGGTCGGAACCAGGACCAACGCGCGCGGCCGGCGGCGTTTGTCCGGGGGAATATTTTCACCCAGCATCTGCACGATCGGCAGGGCAAACGCCGCAGTCTTGCCGGTGCCGGTCTGGGCACCGGCCAGCAGGTCGCAGCCCTCGAAAATCGCCGGGATCGCCCCGGTCTGGATGGGGGTCGGATTGGTATAGCCCTGGGCGGCAATCGCGCTCAGCAGCTCGGCGCGCAGGCCAAGAGTTTCAAAAGACATTGATCGAACTCCTTATGTAAATACATCAGGGATGGCGGTTTCAAAAGCAGTTTGGCGCAAAAATAAAACCACAGGGTGTCCCCTGTGGTTCGATGCATTCCATGTATAGCACGCCGGCTCTTGTAGCGACAACGGCTTTCTTGCGCAGCTTCCTGATATCGCGCCAGTTCATGGAACCCCGGCCTGGAACGAGACGATCCTGCCTTCTTCCGCCTGATAACTGATTTCGATGGGGTTACAGCACTTCGCAGTCCTCGATGTAACGGCATTGATCATGGATTGGTGGCCTTTCCCCTGTTTCTTGAAGAACTCGATCACATCCAGATCTATGCGCAGAGTGACCTGTTTTTTCTTCTCCGGCCAGCGGATTTGGGCATCTTTAAAGAAGTTGTCGCGAAGGGGCGGGATGTCGGAGTAATCGATCTCTTCGTCCTTCATCTTTGTAACCCGCCCCCAATCAGTGCGCGAAGGCCTTGAAGTATGCTTCTCTTTCATCACGATCACCTTTTCTGAAGGAAATTATCCGCATGATCCCTTTCTTCCCTGTTCCCTCGCACACCCCATCATTTACCCATGCCATAAAAATGTTCTCACCTATACCCCACGGCACCACTGCTGTCAACGCGCTACGACAGCCGCCATGACACATTACGGCATAGCTCAGTCAATCCCCGCAAAGCCCGCATCACCGCTTACGGTTCACGCTCGATCACCCACAGCTATTTCCCATCCGTTCCTCCACCTTTCTGCATCACTTCCCTGATCTTACACCCTGCCCAAACAAAATTTGCCCGCCCTCCCCCCTTTGTGCTACACATTGTCCCCCTATGAAGAAACTCAACCCGCAACAGTTCCTGGCAGTGCGCCACACCGAGGGGCCGCTCCTGATCCTGGCCGGGGCAGGCTCCGGCAAGACCCAGGTCATCACCACCCGCATCGTCCACCTGATCAAGGACAGACAGGTCCCGGCGGAGAATATCCTGGCGGTGACCTTCACCAACAAGGCGGCCCGCGAGATGCGCGAACGGGTCGCCTCCATGGCCGGTAAAAGTTCCGAGGGGATCATCATCTCCACCTTCCACTCCCTGGGGGTGCGTATCCTCAGGCGCGACATCCGGTCACTGGGATTCAAACCCAACTTCTCCATCTACTCATCCTCGGACCAGGCCGGGGTCCTGCGCCAGGCCATGCGCGAGCGCAACATCGACCCCAAGCAGTGCGACCCGGACAGCATCCTCTGGCGCATCTCCGGCGCCAAGAACCGGCTGGTAGGGCCCTACGAGTTCAAACCGACCAGTGACGACCGCATCGAGCTGGCCACGGCCAGCGTCTACCCCCGCTACCAGGAGCTGCTGAAAGGCTTCAACGCCATCGACTTCGACGACATCATCATGCTGTCGGTCAAGCTGCTGCAGTCCACCCCGGCCATCCTGGAGCACTGGCAGAAGCGCTTCAGCCACATCATGGTGGACGAGTACCAGGACACCAACGCCTCCCAGTACCTGCTCATCTCGCTCCTGGCAAAGCTGCACGGCAACCTGTGCGTGGTGGGGGACGACGACCAGTCCATCTACGGCTGGCGCGGGGCCGAGGTGCGCAACATCCTCAACTTCGAGCATGACCACGCCGGCTGCCGGGTGATCAAGCTGGAGCAGAACTACCGCTCCACCAGCTCCATCCTGGATGCCGCCAACAGCGTCATCAAAAACAACCAGCTGCGCACGGACAAGGCGCTCTGGACCGCCCTGGGCAAGGGCCGCGAGATCGACCTGATCGTGGCCGGGAGCGAGGAGGACGAGGCGGCCAAGGTGGTGGAGAGCATGCTGATGGAGCAGTTCCGCGACAAGCTCTCTTGGTCGGACCTGGCCATCCTCTACCGCTCCAACTCCCAGAGCCGGGCCTTCGAGGAGAAGCTGCGCCAGGAGCGCATCCCCTACGTGGTCATCGGCGGCCAGCAGTTCTACGAGCGCAAGGAGGTCAAGGACGCCATCGCCTACCTGAAGGTGATCGACAACCCCAGCGACGAGGCGTCGCTCCTACGCATCATCAACTTCCCCCGCCGGGGGATCGGCGACAACACGCTGGTGCGGCTGAACCAGTGGTCCCTGGAGCACGACCTGCCGTTGTTCCAGACATTGGCACGGGTGCGGGATATCCCGGACATATCCGAGTCGTCCAAGAAGGCGGTGGAGGCGTTCCACGCCATGATGCGGGGGGTAATGGAGGGGTTCAAAAATATCCGCATGGGGGAGCAGGTCAATGCCCTGTTCAACCGGCTGCGCATCGAGGATGAGCTGTACCGCACCCTGAACGACGCAAGCCAGGCCCGAAAGCGCATCGAGAACATCGAGCAGGTGGTCAACTCCCTGGCCGTGTACGAGGAGCAGAATCCCAAGGGCACCCTGTCCGCTTTCCTGGAACGCATCTCGCTTTTGGACGAGGACAAACCAAACGAGGACGACAAGGAGCATGGTCGCGACGCGGTCACGCTCATGTCGCTGCACTCCAGCAAGGGGCTGGAGTTCAGCCACGTCTTCCTGGTGGGGATGGAGGAGGACCTGCTGCCCCACAAGCGCTCCATCGAGGAGGACCCGACGGTGGCCGAGGAGCGGCGCCTCTGCTACGTGGGCATCACCCGCGCCCGGCGCCACCTGACCATCTCCCGCTGCCGCACGCGCAGGAAGTACGGGGCGGTGGAACAGCGCAACCCCAGCCGCTTCCTGGACGAAATACCGGAGCATCTTTTGAACAGCGAGGGGGGCGAACAGCAGGAGGGGGCAAAGGATTCAGACTCCATGGCAGCCGACTTCTTCGCCCAGATGCTGGGGGAAAACAGTGATCAGTGATCAGTGATCAGTGATCAGGGTACAGGGTACAGTAAAACCGCTGTCCACTGTCCACTGCCTACATCCTCTCGTACGGTTCGAACAGGCGGCGGTATTCGTCCATGGCGAAACGGTCGGTCATGCCGGCGATGTAGTCGCAGACCACCCGCTGCAGACCGCAGCGCTGGTAGCGGGCCTGATACTTGGGCGGCAAAAGGTTGGGGAAACGGAGATAGGTCTCGAACAGGCGGGTGATCACGATCTCGGCCTTGACCCGCATCTTGTCCACCTTATGGTGGCGGTAAAGCTTCTCGAACAGGAAGCGTTTCAACTCTGCATTGCGGGTGATAATATCGTCGCTGAACTGGGCCACGCAGCTGTTCACCAGCCGCAGATCATCGGTGGTGACGATGCCCAAGCGCTCCAGGTTGGACTCGATCATGGCGCACAGGTCGGTGAGTTGCAGGCCGATCAGGGCGCTGATGGTCTGGTACACCAGCCGCCTGTCGTCGATGGCAGGGTATTTGCCCCGCACCCCTGAGCTGACCTGGCGCCACAGGTCGACCTCTTCCAGCATGGCCAGGGAGAGATGCCCCGCCTTGAGCCCGTCGTCGATGTCGTGATTGTTGTAGGCGATCTCGTCGGCAGAGTTGATGATCTGGGCTTCGATGGAGGGCACCACCCCCGGCAGATATTCCTTCATGATATCCAGGGGGGCATCGTAGGGACTGGCATGCTTGATGATCCCCTCGCGCACCTCCCAGGTCAGGTTGAGTCCGTTGAAGCCGGGGTAGCGTTCCTCCAGCGAGTCCACCACACGGAATGACTGCAGGTTGTGCTCGAAGCCGCCGAAATCCTCCATCAACCGGTCCAGCACCTCCTCGCCGGTATGGCCGAAGGGGGTGTGCCCCAGGTCGTGGGCCAGGGCCAGCGCCTCGGTCAACTCCTCGTTGAGATGGAGCTTTCGGGCGATGGCACGGCCGATCTGGGAGACCTCCAGGGAGTGGGTCAACCGGGTGCGATAGTAGTCCCCCTCGTGGTTGACGAACACCTGGGTCTTGTACTCCAGCCTGCGGAAGGCAGCGCAGTGGATGATCCGGTCCCGGTCGCGCTCGAAGGCCGGGCGGTTGTCGCGGAACTCCTCGACATGCTTCCTGCCCAGGGAGAGGGCGCTGCTGCAGGCATAGGACGCCAGATCGGCTCGTTCGACGGAATCGCTCATAGTGGTTCCTCCTCCTCCCCTTGATAGCACACTTTCCCGGCCATACCACAGTATTTTCAACCTGATGGGGATCAATGCGCTCCCTTCGCCGCCCCTGGTGGACGCGCTCCCGCCCCTGTCATCGCCCCCCCCTCTCAACCTTTGTTTCCAATCGGCATGTTCCGGCCGGCAAGTCGCAGGCTGCGCCCCTCACCGTCAAGGCTACGCATGCTCCAATGCGGCAGCCACCACCACCCATCACTTTGAAAACGTTCGACTATTATACAGACAGAGCCGTACGGCGCCGGCGCACAACTGATAAATTATTTTGACATCCAGCAATACACATGTTAATTGGTAATACAACTAAACCAAATCACCACCACAGATAAAACGATGTGCCGCTACCATGGCAGACGATTCCAAACCTGGCACTACCCACAGAACTCAACAGAGGAGGATGCAGATGCTTGACAGGTCGATAATCGAGAAACTTGAGGCGCTGGTCGGAAAAGAGAACGTACTGACCAGCAAGATGGATCTGGTGGCCTACAGCTACGACGCCACGGCGGATGTACCCCGCCAGGCGCCGGACGTGGTGGTTCTTCCCACCACGAGCGAGATGGTCCAGGAGATCGTCAACCTGGCCCGGGCCAACAAGATCGCCATCTACCCCCGCGGCTCCGGTACCAACCTGAGCGGCGGCACCATTCCGCTCAAGAAAGGGATCGTGCTCTCCATGCAGAGGATGAACAAGATCCTGGACGTCGATGCAGCCAACCTGACCGCCGTGGTCCAGCCCGGCGTGGTCATCGCCGCCCTGAACTCCGCCGTAGCCCCCTTCGGCCTGATCTACCCGCCTGACCCGGGCACCGTCACCACCGCATCCATGGGCGGATCCTGCGCCGAGAACTCCGGCGGCCTGCGCGGCCTCAAGTACGGCGTGACCAAGAACTATATCATGGGCCTGGAAGTGGTCCTGGCCAACGGTGAAAAAGTCCGCTTCGGCGGCAAGACCGTCAAGAACGTCACCGCATACGACTTCTCCAACCTGTTCGTCGGCTCCGAGGGGACCCTGGGCATCATCACCGAGATCACCGCCAAGCTGATCCCGGCCCCCAAGTACCGCCGCAGCATGATGGGCATCTTCAAGACCCTGCAGGACGCCGGCAACGCAGTGGCCGGCATCATCGCCGCCCAGGTCATCCCCGCCACCCTGGAGATCATGGACCAGATGACCATCCGCACCGTCGAGGACTTCGCCAACATCGGCCTGCCCACCGATGCCAAGGCGCTGCTCTTGATCGAGGTGGACGGCATGTCCCAGGACGTGGTCACGGCAGAGGCCGAGGCGGTCATGAACGTGGTCAAGACTAACAACGGCGACCTGCACACCGCCGATACCGACCAGGAGCGCGACCAGCTCTGGACCGCCCGCCGCAACGCCCTGCCGGCCCTGGCATCCCTGAACAACACCGTTGTCCTGGAGGACGCCACCGTTCCCCGGAGCCGCATCACCGATATGCTGGTGGCCTGCGAGAACATAGGCAAGAAGTACAACCTGACCTTAGGCACCTTCGGACATGCCGGCGACGGCAACCTGCACCCCACCATCCTGTGCGACAA
Protein-coding regions in this window:
- a CDS encoding ATP-binding domain-containing protein codes for the protein MNEQPPFDIVLREQQRLSELLSSIEETARQNRTKIANHETYMAELKKERLDSVSWREKNSLTEKLIENDAFDPAKYLASFQMTDSPYFGIVGINDCDRRLGAREYRIGKQGFVSHDNRALVVDWRKAPISRFFYDYELGDEYCETIQGKEREGVITRRDTVEIAKRRLRRMECGDDVFELAGGGWVKNPKQYHSTTDTKLANQDHRMVDIVSLISPDQFHMITAEATDGCTLITGGAGSGKTVVSLHRLSCLQFNDPDRFTPERCLVLMFNKVLRNYVRQTSADLLGTTRVDTFSAWALSAITALTGKVIKPVVGDALTARKKSSRLSALLARYVREVQEVEPLQDLWRFYGQPYVLDALFVDGTGREEFLADLRLRYSVRSQAVSFADLSVLLRLCQLRENEGPVREALDWYAHIIVDEGQDLSLLELEAILAATDRHSSITLSADSRQKILSWVDAADFDLFRTNLKEVGVSNETLSVSYRCPTEIMALAARISNRDSEQVGRHSGALEYHRAEDEEGALALLRRLVEQLTSEDRNSLTAVICKKKSDEKMLHKALAGIPGLHQQGELTFEPGALVTIAHQVKGVEFANVILYDPNSRNFRKSALDRNLLYVCVTRASRRLDIVYWRELAAGLA
- the pyrR gene encoding bifunctional pyr operon transcriptional regulator/uracil phosphoribosyltransferase PyrR, with amino-acid sequence MADEKTVILDNSGIKRALTRISHEILERNKGLDDVVLIGIRSGGAFLATELAATLEDIEGIKPAVGTVDITLYRDDVGSSQSRQPVGRTDIPFSVENKRVVLVDDVLCTGRTIRAAMDALMDHGRPRCIQLAVLIDRGHRDLPIRADYVGRNVPTSMKENVQVIFDAANHACEVLLEK
- a CDS encoding ATP-dependent helicase — encoded protein: MKKLNPQQFLAVRHTEGPLLILAGAGSGKTQVITTRIVHLIKDRQVPAENILAVTFTNKAAREMRERVASMAGKSSEGIIISTFHSLGVRILRRDIRSLGFKPNFSIYSSSDQAGVLRQAMRERNIDPKQCDPDSILWRISGAKNRLVGPYEFKPTSDDRIELATASVYPRYQELLKGFNAIDFDDIIMLSVKLLQSTPAILEHWQKRFSHIMVDEYQDTNASQYLLISLLAKLHGNLCVVGDDDQSIYGWRGAEVRNILNFEHDHAGCRVIKLEQNYRSTSSILDAANSVIKNNQLRTDKALWTALGKGREIDLIVAGSEEDEAAKVVESMLMEQFRDKLSWSDLAILYRSNSQSRAFEEKLRQERIPYVVIGGQQFYERKEVKDAIAYLKVIDNPSDEASLLRIINFPRRGIGDNTLVRLNQWSLEHDLPLFQTLARVRDIPDISESSKKAVEAFHAMMRGVMEGFKNIRMGEQVNALFNRLRIEDELYRTLNDASQARKRIENIEQVVNSLAVYEEQNPKGTLSAFLERISLLDEDKPNEDDKEHGRDAVTLMSLHSSKGLEFSHVFLVGMEEDLLPHKRSIEEDPTVAEERRLCYVGITRARRHLTISRCRTRRKYGAVEQRNPSRFLDEIPEHLLNSEGGEQQEGAKDSDSMAADFFAQMLGENSDQ
- a CDS encoding prevent-host-death protein → MPHISANDLKVKGVSAIEAMLATQPEAVISVRGKERFVVMSMDHYHYLRECELEAALAQTRADLAGGRFVKESAEDHLARLKGA
- a CDS encoding DEAD/DEAH box helicase — translated: MSFETLGLRAELLSAIAAQGYTNPTPIQTGAIPAIFEGCDLLAGAQTGTGKTAAFALPIVQMLGENIPPDKRRRPRALVLVPTRELAAQVSEQMNNYARRLSLRSTMIYGGVNIQAQIERLHRGVDIVVATPGRLLDHAERGTVNLSRIKFLVLDEADRMLDLGFIDAIHKVAQYLPVKRQTLLFSATYSQSIKQLADELLNQPRRIEVARRNIAADAVTQAVYQIERSRKREMLSFLIRTGRWNQVLVFARTRYGADKLTEELLLDGIKASAIHSNKSQSLRTRTLAEFKRGEFRVLVATDVAARGLDIERLPHVVNYDLPQVPEDYVHRIGRTGRAGEDGVALSLVSREEQPLLQAIEKLLKYAIPRQTLAEFPQYAAKRSIEVKESKQAKEKSKARKTREKLTQAPEKTRTSRRKKVVEERPAPKTGRRGARS
- a CDS encoding BrnA antitoxin family protein encodes the protein MKEKHTSRPSRTDWGRVTKMKDEEIDYSDIPPLRDNFFKDAQIRWPEKKKQVTLRIDLDVIEFFKKQGKGHQSMINAVTSRTAKCCNPIEISYQAEEGRIVSFQAGVP
- a CDS encoding deoxyguanosinetriphosphate triphosphohydrolase, which translates into the protein MSDSVERADLASYACSSALSLGRKHVEEFRDNRPAFERDRDRIIHCAAFRRLEYKTQVFVNHEGDYYRTRLTHSLEVSQIGRAIARKLHLNEELTEALALAHDLGHTPFGHTGEEVLDRLMEDFGGFEHNLQSFRVVDSLEERYPGFNGLNLTWEVREGIIKHASPYDAPLDIMKEYLPGVVPSIEAQIINSADEIAYNNHDIDDGLKAGHLSLAMLEEVDLWRQVSSGVRGKYPAIDDRRLVYQTISALIGLQLTDLCAMIESNLERLGIVTTDDLRLVNSCVAQFSDDIITRNAELKRFLFEKLYRHHKVDKMRVKAEIVITRLFETYLRFPNLLPPKYQARYQRCGLQRVVCDYIAGMTDRFAMDEYRRLFEPYERM
- a CDS encoding FAD-binding oxidoreductase, encoding MLDRSIIEKLEALVGKENVLTSKMDLVAYSYDATADVPRQAPDVVVLPTTSEMVQEIVNLARANKIAIYPRGSGTNLSGGTIPLKKGIVLSMQRMNKILDVDAANLTAVVQPGVVIAALNSAVAPFGLIYPPDPGTVTTASMGGSCAENSGGLRGLKYGVTKNYIMGLEVVLANGEKVRFGGKTVKNVTAYDFSNLFVGSEGTLGIITEITAKLIPAPKYRRSMMGIFKTLQDAGNAVAGIIAAQVIPATLEIMDQMTIRTVEDFANIGLPTDAKALLLIEVDGMSQDVVTAEAEAVMNVVKTNNGDLHTADTDQERDQLWTARRNALPALASLNNTVVLEDATVPRSRITDMLVACENIGKKYNLTLGTFGHAGDGNLHPTILCDKYNKEEISRVHKAVDEIFEAALGFGGTLSGEHGIGIAKMKYLGNELGQSGLNLMRSMKEALDPEYLLNPGKMVPLKEV
- a CDS encoding type II toxin-antitoxin system RelE/ParE family toxin; protein product: MSWSLVFTEQYEKRALRFLKRHPELEKQYLKTLQLLEANPLHPSLRQHPLSGRLAGLHSVSINLSYRITLEFLMKDQEIIPVNVGDHDSVY
- a CDS encoding methyltransferase produces the protein MDRSSRNRLTEKLLHKFTGDTLFDTIARAVCRAGCLPRKELYEAWEVARRVRRRFRGGRIVDLACGHGLLAQILLLLDDSSPVALAVDRQIPKSAVALAVAMNDCWPRLKDRIRFVETDLREVVLHHDDLIVSAHACGGLTDLILDRAVEARARVAVLPCCHDLKGADLGGLEGWLPGPLAMDAVRVFQLRSQGYRVFTQQIPGDITPKNRLLIAEPELTLGVKLDNWQWRTERFLG